The genomic interval GGGTCCACAAAGAAACTCTGAAAATTGAAAAGCTAGGAAGAATAACGGAGTTTGTTGGAAGATCTAGTTCCACATGCTATGAGGGGAATTTGTTCACCGTAAACTTTTTGAACCTCTTACCGGAGTACAGACCACTGGTAAGGCACCATAGTACAATAGCTCAAAGGGGCACAATATTGATTGAtgcaaaaagaaaattatatatacatttgtggccacgtagttaataatagaaaaaacaCACGCTTTTATATAGACGCAAAAAGTTCACTTGGTTTTGCTGGGATACCAGATTATAGCTGTCTTCATTtttgagctaaaaatgaataattataaactTAGTTTTCTTTCAATTGTCTCAGATTGAGAATAATATTATGTCAAAACTGCACAGCGCATAAGAGTTTAAAGTGGCCGAGAGGCAATGGTGTTTGCCGAGTGGTTATGGTGCTGGCCGAGTGGAAATGGTGAGGGCCGTGTAGTATTGGTGCAGGCCGAGTGGGTATAGTGTTGGTCGAACGGTTATGGTGCTGACCGACTGGTAATTGTGTGGGCCGAGTGGTAATGGTGTTGGCCGAGTGGTAATGGTGTTGGCCGAGTGGTAATGGTGTAGGCCGAGTGGTAATGGTGTTGGCCGACTGGTAATGGTGTGGGCCGAGTGATTCTTGTGTTGGCCGTAATGGTGTGGGCCGAGTGATTATTGTGTTGGCCGAGTGGTAATGGTGTGGGCCGAATGGTAATAGTGTTGACCAAGTGGTTATAGTGTGGGCCGATTTGTTATGGTGTTGGTCGAGTTGTAATGGTGTTGGCAGAAAGTAATGGTGTAAGCCGAGTGGTGAGGTTGTGGACCGAGTGGTAATGGTCTTGGTAAAGTGGTAATAGTGTGGGCCGAGTGGTTATGGTGTTGGTCGAGTGGTTATGATGTTGGTCGGGTGGTTATGATGTTGGTCGAGTGGTAATAGTGTTGGTCAAGTGGTTAGGGTGTTGGTCGAGAGGTATTGGTGTCAGCCGAGTGGGTAGGGTGTTGGTCGAGTGGTTATGATGTTGGTCGAGTGGTAATGGTGTTGGTTGAGTGGTTAGGGTGTTGGTCGAGTGGTTATGATGTTGGTCGAGTGGTAATAGTGTGGGCAGAGTGGTAATGGTGACGGCCGAGTGGAAATAATGTGTGCCGAGTGGTAATGGTGTTGACCTATGGTTATGGTGTGGGCCGAGTGTTAATGGTGTGGGCCGAGTGTTAATGGTGTGGGCCGAGTGTTAATGGTGTGGGCCGAGTGTTAATGGTGTGGGCCGAGTGGTAATAGTGTTGGCCTAGTGGTTATGGTGCTGACCGAGTGGTTATGGTGTTGACCGAGTGGTAATGGTGTTAGCCGAGATAGTGCTGGTCTAGTGGTTATGGTGTTGGTCGACAGGTAATGGTGTTGGTCGACTGCTAATAGTGTTTGCCGAGTGGAAATGGTGAGGGGCGTGTAGTAATGGTGTGGGACGAGGGAGTATATAGTGTTGGTCAAACGGTTATGGTGCTGACCGAGTGGTAATTGTGTGGGCCGAGTGGTAATGGTGTTGACCAAGTGGTAATGGTGTTAGCCGAGTGGTTATAGTGTTGGTCGAGCGGTAATGGTGTTGGTTAAACGGTTATGGTGCTGACCGAGTGGTAATTATGTGGGCCGAGTGGTAATGGTGTTGACCAAGTGGTAATGGTGCTGACCGAGTGGTAATTATGTGGGCCGAGTGGTAATGGTGTGGACCGAGTGGTAATGGTGTGGACCGAGTGGTAATTATGTGGCCGAGTGGTAATGGTGTTGACCAAGTGGTAATGGTGTTGACCGAGTGGTAATTATGTGGGCCGAGTGGTAATGGTGTTGACCAAGTGGTAATGGTGCTGACCGAGTGGTAATTATGTGGGCCGAGTGGTAATGGTGTGGACCGAGTGGTAATTGTGTGGGCCGAGTGGTAATGGTGTTGACCGAGTGGTAATGGTGTGGACCGAGTGGTAATGGTGTTGACCAAGTGGTAATGGTGCTGACCGAGTGGTAATTATGTGGGCCGAGTGGTAATGGTGTGGACCGAGTGGTAATTATGTGGGCCGAGTGGTAATAGTGTTGACCAAGTGGTAATGGTGTGGACCGAGTGGTAATTATGTGGGCCGAGTGGTAATTATGTGGGCCGAGTGGTAATGGTGTTGACCAAGTGGTAATGGTGCTGACCGAGTGGTAATTATGTGGGCCGAGTGGTAATGGTGTGGACCGAGTGGTAATTATGTGGGCCGAGTGGTAATAGTGTTGACCAAGTGGTAATGGTGTGGACCGAGTGGTAATTATGTGGGCCGAGTGGTAATGGTGTTGACCGAGTGGTAATGGTGTGGACCGAGTGGTAATGGTGTTGACCAAGTGGTAATGGTGCTGACCGAGTGGTAATTATGTGGGCCGAGTGGTAATGGTGTGGACCGAGTGGTAATTATGTGGGCCGAGTGGTAATAGTGTTGACCAAGTGGTAATGGTGTGGACCGAGTGGTAATTATGTGGGCCGAGTGGTAATGGTGTGGACCGAGTGGTAATTATGTGGGCCGAGTGGTAATAGTGTTGACCAAGTGGTAATGGTGCTGACCGAGTGGTAATTATGTGGGCCGAGTGGTAATGGTGTGGACCGAGTGGTAATTATGTGGGCCGAGTGGTAATGGTGTTGACCAAGTGGTAATGGTGCTGACCGAGTGGTAATTATGTGGGCCGAGTGGTAATGGTGTGGACCGAGTGGTAATTATGTGGGCCGAGTGGTAATAGTGTTGACCAAGTGGTAATGGTGTGGACCGAGTGGTAATTATGTGGGCCGAGTGGTAATGGTGTTGACCAAGTGGTAATGGTGCTGACCGAGTGGTAATTATGTGGGCCGAGTGGTAATGGTGTGGACCGAGTGGTAATTGTGTGGACCGAGTGGTAATGGTGTGGACCAAGTGGTAATTGTGTGGACCGAGTGGTTATAGTGTTGGCAGAGTGATAATGGTGTTGGCCGAGTGGTAATATTGTTAGCTGATTGGTTATAGTGTTGGTCAAGTGGTAATTTAGTGATTTTGAAAACACATACCGTGCTGAAGCTGGTACCTGTCTGAGCCTGACAAGCAACcagtataaaagaaaaaaaaacattcatcgttggctcgaactggatgtaaaggaccgagtTCTTTATTCTGGATGTACGGtcagcattcccgcttggctcgaatttttcgaggctcgatgtatttttgcCGGTACCAgaaagttcgagccaatggtGTTTGGCTGTATTCACTTTCCTTACAGTCTAAATATTCATCCATAGACTTTACTCCattgaaaattgtaaacatgtttcCCTTAGTATAGAGGCTGGAGTCCGCATCTAATGATCCTCATACACTCCATGTTGCGTATCTTCCTATATCTAGCCAAACGTACAATGAACAATAACTGCTAAACCAGCCCATCTGTATGCCAGCACTGCAAGAGCCAGTCAAGTGGTAAGATATCATTGATACGCTGATAAGCCCCAAAGCCAGCAATGACGGCTACTTAAATCCAATTCCATCGCCTCATTGGATTAACCACCAGTCATGAAGTTTTGCACAACTTCATTAaaaagatttatatttttattgataaccatattttcttttttgcttcAATACAATTTAAGCTTATTTTGTGTCTTTAAGTATGTACAAGTGATTCTAATACCATTGTATCTATTAACACACTTGGATTGAAAGCACTTGCAACTTTTTATAACCAATAAAggatttaattaaattaagaaaatccTTGTTACATGACGATGATTGTTGGAGTAGTAGTGATTGAAGAGTGAAAAGACAAAGGGTTTTAAAAATATCAGCATAATTATTGttacacaattatctaataaGTTTAATTAACGATTGACCCACTCAAATAATAACTAATCCTTcttatacataaaatacatacagCAACAAGAATAATCAATTAACAAactgtaatttatttatatataatatcagGGCCTTCATTTGACTCTTGATCGAGGATTTTGATTACTGAACAAggacttttttttattgaacaagGATATTGAGACTTGATCAAGGATTTTGACTACTGAACAAAGACTTTTACTATTGAACAAGGATTTTTAATCTTGATCAAGGACATTGACAACTTTAACTATTGAACAAGGATTTTGAGTCTTGATCAAGGACATTGACAACTTTAACTATTGAACAAGGATTTTGAGTCTTGATCAAGGACATTGACAACTTTAACTATTGAAAAGGATATCGAGTCTTGATCAAGGACATTGACAACTTTAACTATTGAACAAGGATTTTGAGTCTTGATCAAGGACATTGACAACTTTAACTATTGAACAAGGATTTTGAGTCTTGATCAAGGACATTGACAACTTTAACTATTGAACAAGGATTTTGAGTCTTGAACCAAGACTTTGAATACTAAAATTCTATCAATCCTGCATTTTGGCACTTGTTAATACAGAACCAACTGTCAAAGTCACATAAAACATGGAATAGTGTTTAAGGAAAATTGACTAATGGCTCATTCAAGATCTGTGTcattaagtttattttgaaacttgGAATTTCCTGGCTAATGAAAGCCCTGCACACTGGTACACTGATTCAACAAAATTTGATAACTATTCCTGGACTGGTTTATCCACCACCTTTGCCTTCGCAGATCTTGCAAACTGTATAACCATAGGTTTAGCTTTAAGCACATAGCCGTTACACTCTTGTAAGATCCTCTGAGCACTCATCTCGTCGGGTAAAGTCACAAACGCTTGTCCTTTCATCCTACCTTCCTTCATTAACCTAACATCGAAAGCCTCGTATGCAAGATCAGCGCTCCAATCAATCAAGGCTCCAAAGAGATTCACTAAATCTTGCTCTGTTGTATGCTTCGTAAGATTTTTAATGTACAGCCTACTTGTTCTTTCGCCTTCTTTATAGTTTTTAAATACAGAGAATTCTTTAAGCTGCGATTCCCTTAGTCGTCCTGACTTGATGGCTTCTTTTGTCACAAATTCGTCAGAAACGATCTTATAGTTGACCTCAGGATTATTAACCTCTTTGACCTCAGTGTGAGTTTTTGGAGGTTCAACTTTGCCGAAGCCACCTTCAATAACAACCACAGTATCTTCTTTAACCTTTTGTTCAGTTCCAGCTTGATTTCCCTCTTTCACACCATCACTTCCATCTTCATGACCATCAAGTTTCTTTACCAGTTcttcatcatcagtatacatATTAATAGAACTCCCAAGATTCCTTGCTGAATCCATATTGGCAATATTCAAAGTGATTGGTTTTGGACGTGGTTTATTAATGTCATCAAAAACATCACTCGGTGTTTGAATTACCGCTGGCCGTGTAGAAACATAAAACTCTGGTTGTACAGCTCTCATCCTTTTTCTTGGTCTTTTGACCGAACTTGTTGCTCTTGTCAATCCATATGTGTCAGGATGCTTCATTTTGTTTTGGTCCTCACCtgcaaaaacaaatcagagATAGAATGCAATCTTTTCAAGGGAActatgcatgtacatgtatgtactccCATTAGTTGCTATTACTAATTGAAAACTTAATTTCGTTGTCATtgctgtcatcatcatcatcatcatcatcatcatcatcaccatcactatcatcatcatcaccatcatcatcatcatcatcaacaccaaaTGATATTGTAGacgctgcactctcacagatttaccgtattgacaactgttttcaatttttgcataaatatctgcaaaccagtgataaaagactgctgacaaacgaTCAGATCTgtgatatttaacaaaaaaagtcaTCAAAACGTTCTatctgtgagtgcagctttaacaaacatataaaagtgtgtataaATATCAGGGATTCAAATTTGGTCCTAAATCATAATTGATTATATCAGACAAACTCGGTCTAGCCAATTTGATCCAATTTCGattatttaatcaaaacatcataaaaatatttaaatttaagtgctataaatcaaaaacaagccgcatttaaatgttgttcagTGTACAAGAAAAAGTTTATTAAGTTAACAttgaatttataaacattttttgtttgttatgtttttaaacgATATGCTTGAGCTTTTTcatcagaattaaaaaaaaaatgcaagcaCGCTTCAAGAATTTGCTCATGTGCCCTACTGGATTCACACAgcataaacacaataaaaaatgctatcaatccttaaaatgatataaaaaataccatACCGTCAGACTCTATTTCAGACTCCTCAGAGCTATCCTGGCCCATTTCAACTTCCTCTATCTCCCCTGATCTTGCCCCTCCCATTGCTCCATGACCTCTCTTTGACCCCTGAGGCACGCCCTGGGGGTTCAGAGTGAGGGCGTGGTCCATGGCAAGGGGTGGGGATGGAGTGGTGGGGCCAAATGGACAGGGGATGTTCATTTTGTTCATCAGATGGAGAAcctaaaagaatgaataacAATTGCATTGTAGAACCAGCAGGTGTAGCATCACAAATGTTTTGGAGCTAACTATATTTTTGGCAAAAGTGGGCCATAGAATCTATGATGGACATAAATTAAGTCATTCCAAAATGTAGAACGAGCACCTGTAGCATCACCAAAGTTTTGGTGTAAACTATTTTTGGACAAAAGTGTGTTATTTGATAGACAAAAGTGTGTTATTTGATAGACAAAAGTGTGTTATTTGATAGACAAAAGTGTGTTTTTGATAGACAAAAGTGTGTTATTTGATAGACAAAAGTGTGTTATTTGATAGACAAAAGTGTGTTATTTGATACATAACAGAATACTGTTCAACTTAACATTACCAGTGTAAAAGGAATTATTTCCATATCAAGGCTCCTGCCATCAGGCCAAAGATTATACGATAGATACAAATGAATTCATCCCAAAGTGCAAGGGGCATAAAGGTTATAACGACTGGCATATGATTCATACTACCACTGTCTTTTAAGgatgaaatgcaaataaattatCATTGAAGTCAAAATATCAACCAATAAATATGAGAAAAGGCAGTTTGTGGTGTTGGCATTTGTGTATACACATGGTGTTTATAcgcttgtgtctctcgttcattGCCATTTGGTCCTTGctttgtgcctctaaacaggttttttatttcttgcctactgggcttgtccatgtatttttttttgtattatagaGCTATTTCAGAATGGCATCTGGTAAAAACTCATCTTGTGGATACGTAACAGGTACATATAGGGGGCTAAAGAttttaacatgatatttaaAGTAATCATCACCTTGAACAAGAGCTTTCGTaggacagcgtgctcgactatacACCGCTTTGTCTTTGAAATGAATGCATTAATGATGTTGTGATATGTGcttgtcaaaaacaaataataaaataagttaaataaaataaaaacgatcaAGGGCAATATCCTGTATTAAGGTTAATTTATATTAAGATATGTAACCTAAATGTGTGATGGCTGTGAACAACTGTGTAGAAAATAGGAAGTCCATTAAATAAACCAGATTTTAGACCTGAGTTGAAGCCAcaattgcccttaaacttttACCAAACTTTCTAAGTCAatcaagggtcataa from Mya arenaria isolate MELC-2E11 chromosome 7, ASM2691426v1 carries:
- the LOC128240088 gene encoding RNA-binding region-containing protein 3-like, translating into MEQPQPSLKEEAHTTLLVRHLPAELSRQEKIDLLCHFGAQCARPMGVSGPLKHAAFARFESQDAAEKCIRRLHQMEIFGHRLNVQYAKSDQAINFPSEDDDCKKTKLDEHQDMKIEAKMKKEKEERLNVLEAEDVAFQKMKIPYPRKPTLLYRYPPPTVSTLTNIANALAANPRFYTQVLHLMNKMNIPCPFGPTTPSPPLAMDHALTLNPQGVPQGSKRGHGAMGGARSGEIEEVEMGQDSSEESEIESDGEDQNKMKHPDTYGLTRATSSVKRPRKRMRAVQPEFYVSTRPAVIQTPSDVFDDINKPRPKPITLNIANMDSARNLGSSINMYTDDEELVKKLDGHEDGSDGVKEGNQAGTEQKVKEDTVVVIEGGFGKVEPPKTHTEVKEVNNPEVNYKIVSDEFVTKEAIKSGRLRESQLKEFSVFKNYKEGERTSRLYIKNLTKHTTEQDLVNLFGALIDWSADLAYEAFDVRLMKEGRMKGQAFVTLPDEMSAQRILQECNGYVLKAKPMVIQFARSAKAKVVDKPVQE